In Monodelphis domestica isolate mMonDom1 chromosome 4, mMonDom1.pri, whole genome shotgun sequence, one DNA window encodes the following:
- the LOC130458748 gene encoding carcinoembryonic antigen-related cell adhesion molecule 5-like, whose amino-acid sequence MTCNATGQIHAYQWFINGVAPDGRRIQLSPDRRTLTLSSLTRFDNKGPYVCEIENPLFRNRSDPFPLNVTYGPDIATIVRSAGVYPTGVNITLSCVADSNPPAQFTWLQNGQSVSNSAIFSVISSLNHAGTYTCIASNSFTGMTRTATKNIIIYAPLSKPTIITSNNTAVETKDFSMTCNATGQIHAYRWFINGLAPGGNRIQLSPDNRTLTISSLRRTENKGPYVCEIENPLFQNRSDPFTLNVTCEYIASSYMVPSYSLVVCS is encoded by the exons atGACTTGCAATGCTACAGGTCAAATTCACGCTTACCAGTGGTTCATAAACGGAGTTGCCCCAGATGGTCgcaggatacagctgtcgccAGATAGGAGGACACTCACTCTCAGCAGTCTCACAAGATTCGATAACAAAGGGCCCTATGTGTGTGAAATCGAGAACCCATTGTTTCGGAATAGGAGTGATCCATTCCCACTGAATGTTACCT atggcccagatatcgCCACGATTGTCCGTTCAGCTGGTGTGTACCCTACTGGCGTAAATATTACCTTGAGCTGTGTAGCTGATTCTAACCCAccagcacaattcacttggttacagaatggacaaTCTGTCAGCAACTCAGCCATATTTTCTGTTATTTCATCCCTGAATCATGCTGGAACCTATACCTGTATTGCATCTAACTCATTCACTGGCATGACGCGGACCGCAACCAAGAATATTATAATCTATG CAccactgtccaaacctaccatcatcacctccaacaatactgcagtggagaccaaggacttctcaatGACATGCAATGCTACGGGTCAAATTCACGCTTACCGGTGGTTCATAAATGGACTTGCCCCAGGTGGTAACAGGATACAGCTGTCACCGGATAACAGGACACTCACTATCAGCAGTCTCAGAAGAACGGAAAACAAAGGGCCCTATGTGTGTGAAATCGAGAACCCATTGTTTCAGaataggagtgatccattcacactgAATGTTACCTGTgagtatattgcttcttcctatatggtgcctTCTTATAGCCTGGTGGTGTGTTCCTAG